One window of the Zea mays cultivar B73 chromosome 3, Zm-B73-REFERENCE-NAM-5.0, whole genome shotgun sequence genome contains the following:
- the LOC103650543 gene encoding disease resistance protein RGA5 — MEAIVCATHGAMASLLWKLGTLLSDEHRLLSSVKVDMVSLKAEVEGMHAFLKKMSEVEDPDEQSKCWMQEVRELSYDIEDNIDSFMLTLGSCTESSSKPRGFKGCVARFLNLFAGAKAHHWAAKEIQRLKRQAVEASDRRGRYSHRVGDAVAVPRSSRTSIDPRLPALYAETTRLVGVDGPRNRLIKLLTTEREGTVTELNVFSIVGSGGLGKTTLASEVYRRLEAQFDYRAFVSVSQNPDMKKILRHILCHRGCGGSEEWDEQQLIHAVREFLQDKRYFVVIDDIWSTSAWRIIRCAFPENNCSSRILTTTRIVTVAKYCCSPHLDRVYALQPLDAAHSESLFLSRIFGSEGRCPLHLKEASDKILKRCGGLPLAIVTVASLLATKGITKEEWEKTLKSIGSALEIQDTDVEEMKKILLISYNDLPYHLKTCLLYLGVFPEDYEIKRDRLIRRWVAEGFITAEGGQDMEEIGECYFNDLINRSMIQPVGIQCDGRADACRVHDMVLDLIVSKSAEENFLTLCGDGDHRMARRDKARRLSINYHARDGIVVPENMVVSNVRSLTIFGHAEDMSALSNFLFLRVLDLENRVVLEYNYLRHIGRLRQLRYLRLSSRRIAALPEQIGDLQNLQTLDLRWTRLKRLPRSVVLLRRLTCLLVNSLELPEGIGNMQALQELSEIEINRHTPVSSLLELGKLTNLRILGINWCIIDADHDARKVHADSLVTSLCKLGVLSLRSIQIQSYHTCSLDFLQDSWFPPPRRLQKFDMSIDYHFPRTPKWMVSLEYLSYLDIYLTPVDEESFRTLGDLPSLLFLWISSREARPGEGVAVGSHGFRCLREFYFTCWEVGTGLAFEPGAMPALEKLRIPCNARGACSSHAGVRDLGIGRLSSSLRHLQVEIVCRGARLQEVEAVEEAVRNAASEISDELFLGVSRWDEEEILKDEEHKLEEAEA; from the exons ATGGAAGCTATCGTGTGCGCAACGCATGGAGCCATGGCCTCCTTGCTGTGGAAGCTAGGTACCTTGCTCTCTGACGAGCACAGGCTTCTTAGCAGCGTGAAGGTGGATATGGTGTCCCTGAAAGCCGAGGTCGAGGGCATGCATGCTTTCCTGAAGAAGATGTCGGAGGTGGAGGACCCCGACGAGCAGTCCAAGTGCTGGATGCAGGAGGTTCGGGAGCTGTCCTACGACATCGAGGACAACATCGACAGCTTCATGCTCACTCTCGGCTCTTGTACTGAGTCCAGCAGCAAACCTAGAGGCTTCAAGGGGTGTGTTGCTAGGTTCTTGAACTTGTTCGCAGGTGCTAAGGCACACCATTGGGCTGCCAAGGAGATCCAACGTCTCAAACGACAGGCTGTAGAGGCTAGCGATCGGCGTGGGAGGTACAGCCACAGGGTTGGTGATGCTGTTGCTGTCCCCAGATCGAGTAGAACAAGCATAGACCCTCGCTTGCCGGCGCTGTACGCTGAGACGACAAGGCTCGTTGGCGTTGATGGCCCAAGGAACAGACTTATCAAGCTGCTGACGACAGAAAGAGAGGGCACAGTGACAGAGCTGAATGTATTCTCCATAGTTGGGTCTGGTGGGCTTGGGAAGACCACTCTTGCCAGTGAAGTGTACCGGAGGCTCGAAGCGCAATTTGATTACAGAGCTTTCGTATCAGTGTCACAGAACCCTGAtatgaagaagatattgaggcatATACTCTGCCACCGAGGGTGTGGCGGCAGCGAGGAATGGGATGAGCAGCAACTCATCCACGCCGTAAGAGAGTTCCTCCAGGATAAGAG GTACTTTGTTGTCATTGACGATATATGGAGCACATCAGCATGGAGGATTATCAGATGTGCTTTTCCTGAAAACAACTGTTCCAGTAGGATACTGACAACTACTCGCATCGTCACAGTTGCTAAGTACTGTTGCTCTCCTCACCTTGACCGTGTGTATGCACTGCAGCCTCTCGATGCAGCTCACTCTGAGAGCTTATTTTTAAGTAGGATTTTTGGTTCCGAAGGTAGATGTCCTCTCCATCTGAAAGAAGCTTCCGACAAAATACTGAAGAGATGTGGTGGCCTACCACTGGCAATCGTCACAGTCGCTAGCCTATTGGCCACTAAGGGTATCACAAAAGAGGAATGGGAGAAGACGCTCAAGTCCATTGGTTCAGCACTTGAGATTCAAGATACAGACGTGGAAGAGATGAAGAAGATTCTTCTGATCAGCTACAACGATCTCCCCTACCACTTGAAGACATGCTTGTTGTATCTAGGCGTGTTTCCTGAAGACTATGAGATCAAGAGGGACCGGTTGATAAGAAGGTGGGTCGCTGAAGGCTTTATCACCGCAGAAGGTGGACAAGACATGGAGGAGATAGGAGAATGCTATTTCAACGACCTTATCAACAGGAGCATGATCCAGCCTGTTGGCATTCAGTGTGATGGTCGCGCCGACGCTTGCCGTGTCCATGACATGGTTCTTGATCTCATCGTATCCAAATCAGCCGAAGAAAACTTTCTAACCTTGTGTGGTGACGGGGATCACAGGATGGCGCGACGAGATAAGGCTCGTCGGCTATCCATCAACTACCATGCCCGGGATGGTATTGTAGTGCCAGAGAATATGGTCGTTTCTAATGTTCGATCCCTCACAATCTTTGGGCACGCTGAGGACATGTCTGCTCTTTCCAACTTCCTGTTCTTGAGGGTTCTAGATCTAGAAAACAGGGTGGTGCTGGAATACAATTACCTTAGGCACATAGGCAGGCTACGTCAGCTGAGGTATCTCCGACTCAGTTCAAGAAGAATAGCTGCGCTCCCTGAACAGATAGGAGACCTACAGAACTTGCAGACCTTGGATCTGAGGTGGACAAGGCTGAAAAGATTGCCACGGAGCGTTGTTCTGCTACGCCGACTGACATGCTTGCTGGTCAACAGTTTAGAATTGCCCGAAGGGATTGGGAACATGCAAGCTCTGCAGGAATTGTCAGAGATCGAAATCAATCGTCACACACCAGTGTCTTCCTTGCTGGAACTGGGCAAGCTGACGAATTTGAGAATCCTTGGGATAAACTGGTGCATCATCGACGCAGATCATGATGCAAGAAAGGTCCACGCGGACAGTTTGGTTACGTCCCTCTGCAAGTTAGGCGTGCTCAGCCTTCGGTCGATACAGATCCAGAGCTACCACACCTGTTCTCTGGACTTCTTGCAGGATTCTTGGTTCCCACCTCCTCGCCGCCTCCAGAAATTCGACATGTCCATAGATTACCATTTCCCCCGAACCCCGAAGTGGATGGTCTCGCTGGAGTACCTCAGCTACCTGGACATATACCTCACTCCGGTGGACGAGGAGTCGTTCCGAACCCTGGGGGACCTGCCGTCCCTGCTGTTCCTCTGGATATCCTCGAGAGAGGCCAGGCCTGGAGAAGGCGTCGCTGTCGGCAGCCACGGTTTCCGTTGCCTCAGGGAGTTCTACTTCACCTGCTGGGAAGTCGGGACCGGGCTGGCTTTCGAACCGGGGGCCATGCCGGCGCTCGAGAAGCTCCGGATCCCATGCAACGCGCGTGGCGCGTGCTCTTCGCATGCCGGTGTTCGGGATCTCGGAATCGGGCGCCTCTCCTCCTCCCTGAGGCACCTCCAGGTTGAGATCGTTTGCCGTGGCGCGAGGCTCCAGGAAGTGGAGGCCGTGGAGGAAGCTGTCCGGAACGCCGCCAGCGAGATTTCTGACGAGCTCTTCCTTGGCGTGAGTAGGTGGGATGAAGAAGAGATCTTGAAGGACGAGGAGCATAAGCTAGAGGAAGCGGAGGCATAA